The proteins below come from a single Natrinema sp. SYSU A 869 genomic window:
- a CDS encoding 50S ribosomal protein L37ae codes for MANKGEVGSAGRFGARYGRVARRRVSEIEDDMQNAEVDGDDVTRVGTGIWKNEETGKVFTGGAYRPETPAGRTVQRSIRAALAEDDDE; via the coding sequence ATGGCCAACAAAGGAGAGGTCGGTAGCGCTGGTCGGTTCGGTGCCCGCTACGGCCGCGTCGCCCGACGTCGCGTCAGCGAGATCGAAGATGACATGCAGAACGCCGAAGTCGACGGCGACGACGTCACCCGCGTCGGCACTGGCATCTGGAAGAACGAGGAGACTGGCAAGGTCTTCACCGGCGGCGCGTACCGTCCGGAGACCCCCGCCGGCCGTACCGTTCAGCGCTCCATCCGCGCTGCTCTCGCAGAGGACGACGACGAATAA
- a CDS encoding DUF2103 domain-containing protein, which produces MECRHCASPLEKPGDFCLVCRETNTEAIVLEAARDRATITMLADEPDEPTARDAEIDADEQVLGETAITTTPEDGENEPIELRNFAGLIGDEIRRKRPEEVYAGGVRTVIRAVREDIHHPFYRVDDDDPVRAVLERRGNRALDVVETPPAEKISGSHSTLIGGRTGMRAIHTVADHPHVKKVIPGPIDAGGKGSQSGMRAKVTRADDGGNVRMLLRNGSSVQENRVVTTARDREMGERIRDDLNDVLADSEFQ; this is translated from the coding sequence ATGGAGTGTCGCCACTGCGCATCGCCGCTCGAGAAACCCGGGGACTTCTGTCTGGTCTGTCGAGAGACCAACACCGAGGCAATCGTCCTCGAGGCGGCGCGCGATAGGGCGACCATCACGATGCTCGCTGACGAGCCCGACGAGCCGACAGCGAGAGACGCCGAGATCGATGCAGACGAGCAGGTGCTCGGCGAGACGGCGATTACGACAACGCCCGAAGACGGCGAGAACGAACCCATCGAACTCCGAAACTTCGCCGGACTGATCGGCGACGAGATCCGCCGGAAGCGTCCTGAAGAGGTCTACGCCGGCGGCGTGCGAACGGTCATTCGCGCCGTCCGGGAGGACATCCATCACCCCTTCTACCGCGTCGACGACGACGATCCCGTTCGGGCGGTCCTCGAGCGCCGCGGAAATCGCGCGCTCGATGTCGTCGAGACGCCGCCGGCCGAGAAGATCAGCGGCAGTCACTCGACGCTCATCGGCGGCCGAACGGGGATGCGAGCCATCCACACTGTCGCGGACCACCCCCACGTCAAGAAGGTGATCCCCGGGCCCATCGACGCCGGCGGGAAGGGCTCTCAGTCGGGCATGCGCGCGAAAGTGACTCGCGCCGACGATGGCGGCAACGTTCGAATGCTCCTCCGGAACGGCTCGAGCGTACAGGAAAACCGCGTCGTGACGACCGCTCGCGACCGGGAGATGGGAGAGCGAATCCGGGACGATCTCAACGACGTGCTCGCCGACTCGGAATTCCAGTAG
- the surE gene encoding 5'/3'-nucleotidase SurE, with translation MDLDSEPHILLTNDDGIDAPGIRALYDALSAVGTVTVVAPDRNRSAVGRSLSYGRTRSSRDDADDFSLDLETDSFTSPVPHTDHELGYAVDGTPYDCAIVGTKGLEPEPDIVVSGCNSGANLGAYVFSRSGTVSAAMEAAFLETPSIAVSMDTLGYDDDLEPADFERAGEITADLVSATPGTGLFDRVDYLNVNVPRPDCEPNGFAITRPTEVYEMDAAFEDGAFQLTNRLWQQMSNRDIPDGEDTDRHAVLEEAVSISPLRVPYDVVDTEPVQNVFDRIL, from the coding sequence ATGGACCTGGACTCGGAACCCCATATTCTCCTGACGAACGACGACGGAATCGACGCGCCCGGCATCCGGGCACTGTACGACGCCCTCTCAGCGGTCGGCACGGTCACCGTTGTCGCGCCCGACCGGAATCGGAGCGCGGTCGGCCGATCACTCTCCTACGGCCGGACGAGGTCGTCGCGCGACGATGCTGACGACTTCTCGCTGGACCTAGAGACGGACTCGTTCACCTCGCCGGTCCCTCACACCGACCACGAACTCGGGTACGCCGTCGACGGCACTCCCTATGACTGCGCCATCGTCGGCACGAAAGGCCTCGAGCCCGAACCCGATATCGTCGTCTCCGGCTGTAACTCTGGCGCGAACCTCGGGGCCTACGTCTTCTCTCGATCGGGAACCGTCAGCGCCGCCATGGAGGCTGCCTTCCTCGAGACTCCATCGATCGCTGTCTCGATGGACACGCTGGGCTACGATGACGACCTCGAGCCCGCGGACTTCGAACGAGCGGGTGAGATCACTGCCGATCTCGTCAGCGCCACACCCGGCACCGGCCTGTTCGATCGGGTGGACTACCTGAACGTCAACGTCCCCCGACCGGATTGCGAGCCCAACGGCTTCGCGATTACGCGCCCGACCGAAGTCTACGAGATGGACGCGGCGTTCGAGGACGGCGCGTTTCAGTTGACTAACCGCCTCTGGCAACAGATGTCGAACCGGGACATTCCCGACGGCGAGGACACCGACCGCCACGCCGTGCTCGAGGAAGCGGTATCGATCTCCCCACTTCGGGTTCCCTACGACGTCGTCGATACGGAGCCGGTGCAGAACGTCTTCGATCGAATCCTGTAA
- a CDS encoding zinc ribbon domain-containing protein, giving the protein MHSKRLQREIDDLVAQGWAIEEETPDRVVMVDREFGSVVSHILVAVLTFWFSMGLGNVVWGAYNYISKSKRRVLWEDATGCPNCGADVPMSADYCPSCGEALEAVADPDESLACPDCDALVADGSRYCPACGTKLADTVSRSSSGNRTAT; this is encoded by the coding sequence ATGCACAGTAAACGGCTGCAACGAGAGATCGATGACCTCGTGGCGCAGGGCTGGGCGATCGAGGAGGAGACGCCGGATCGTGTCGTGATGGTCGACCGGGAGTTCGGTTCGGTCGTCTCGCACATTCTGGTCGCGGTCCTGACGTTCTGGTTCTCGATGGGACTTGGCAATGTTGTGTGGGGCGCGTACAACTACATCTCGAAATCGAAGCGTCGCGTTCTCTGGGAGGACGCCACCGGCTGTCCGAACTGCGGCGCGGATGTCCCGATGTCGGCCGACTACTGCCCGTCCTGTGGCGAGGCCCTCGAGGCCGTCGCCGACCCGGACGAGAGTCTAGCCTGTCCCGACTGTGATGCGCTAGTCGCCGACGGCTCGCGGTACTGTCCGGCCTGCGGGACGAAACTCGCGGACACGGTCAGTCGGTCATCGTCCGGGAACCGAACTGCTACGTAG
- the truD gene encoding tRNA pseudouridine(13) synthase TruD, translated as MRSGHPTEQAVGMEYYVSDADGVGGRLREDDADFRVRELERFDTEPVDAPTDAYPHLVFRATLQGWDTNDFASRLSDALGISREQVNWAGTKDKYAVTTQLFSVYGADPEDLPEINGVEIEVLGKAGRNLEFGDLAGNAFELVITDPEQPENAATITDELSEFGGLDDRHRSGGSADGSSGDATSIGVPNFFGQQRFGSRRPVTHKVGLAIARDDWEGAVMAYLGNPTEAEPEGTQEARTFVEETRDWQAALERVPHRLRYERSMIHALAEDDGEPGPAEFREALERVPSNLQRLFVHAAQSYAFNLMLSERLERGLPFDRPVEGDVVCFSDTDAPDGLALPDTDRLQRVNERRVDSVTRHCERGRAFVTAPLVGTETELADGEQGEIERAVLDDLGLEPADFDLPGEFDSTGTRRAMLLRTDLRLETDPLTLEFALPKGSYATVVSREYLKVNPVDLG; from the coding sequence ATGCGCTCAGGCCACCCCACGGAGCAGGCCGTCGGTATGGAGTACTACGTCAGCGACGCGGACGGCGTCGGCGGCCGTCTCCGCGAGGACGACGCCGATTTCCGGGTGCGCGAACTCGAGCGCTTTGACACCGAACCCGTCGACGCGCCGACGGACGCCTACCCACACCTCGTCTTTCGAGCGACGCTGCAGGGGTGGGACACCAACGACTTCGCCTCGCGGCTCTCGGACGCGCTAGGAATCTCCCGCGAGCAGGTCAACTGGGCCGGGACAAAGGACAAGTACGCCGTGACGACCCAGTTGTTCTCGGTCTACGGAGCCGATCCCGAGGACTTGCCGGAGATCAATGGCGTCGAGATCGAGGTGCTCGGCAAGGCCGGCCGAAACCTCGAGTTCGGTGACCTCGCCGGTAACGCGTTCGAACTCGTTATCACGGATCCCGAACAGCCGGAAAACGCCGCGACGATCACGGACGAACTGAGCGAGTTCGGCGGACTCGATGATCGACACCGGAGCGGTGGCAGTGCAGACGGCTCGAGCGGGGACGCGACCTCGATCGGCGTCCCCAACTTCTTCGGCCAGCAGCGCTTCGGCAGCCGTCGGCCGGTCACGCACAAGGTGGGGCTCGCGATCGCCCGCGACGACTGGGAGGGTGCGGTGATGGCTTATCTAGGGAACCCGACCGAGGCGGAACCGGAGGGAACCCAAGAAGCCAGAACGTTCGTCGAGGAGACTCGCGACTGGCAGGCGGCCCTCGAGCGCGTCCCGCACCGCCTGCGCTACGAGCGGTCGATGATCCACGCACTCGCCGAGGACGACGGCGAGCCTGGTCCTGCAGAGTTCAGAGAAGCTCTCGAGCGGGTCCCCTCGAATCTCCAGCGGCTGTTCGTCCACGCCGCCCAATCCTACGCGTTCAACCTGATGCTCTCCGAACGGCTCGAACGCGGCCTACCGTTCGATCGCCCCGTCGAGGGCGACGTCGTCTGCTTCTCTGATACCGACGCCCCTGACGGGCTCGCACTGCCCGATACGGACCGACTCCAGCGCGTCAACGAGCGCCGGGTCGACTCGGTGACCCGCCACTGCGAGCGCGGCCGGGCGTTCGTCACCGCGCCGCTGGTCGGCACCGAGACCGAACTGGCCGACGGCGAGCAGGGTGAGATCGAGCGCGCCGTCCTTGACGACCTCGGCCTCGAGCCCGCTGATTTCGACCTCCCCGGCGAGTTCGACTCGACCGGGACGCGGCGAGCCATGCTCCTTCGAACTGATCTGCGCCTCGAGACTGACCCGCTGACCCTCGAGTTCGCGCTGCCGAAGGGGTCGTACGCGACCGTCGTCTCGCGGGAGTATCTGAAGGTCAATCCGGTCGACCTCGGCTGA
- a CDS encoding ABC transporter permease gives MSRMGRVEAETSAGWRSFIRRRTAVFFTFFFPVILIVIFGALIRTDPTGEGLFTEPAAYYVPGYLAVVVLFTPLSRMGSEVARHRDGSRFEKLATTPLTRGEWLLAQTVVNAAIIGLASLLILGLVVLLTGAEITFSPLLIPYVLVGVVCFCGVGAMLGSYTDSQDGAVAASNAIGLPLLFLSETFISLSQLPSWFEPLVNLSPLTYFARGVRAATYSGAETPTVAGIDPAFANLGILAILAVLAFALGARSIPRTD, from the coding sequence ATGAGTCGAATGGGTCGCGTCGAGGCCGAGACAAGCGCCGGCTGGCGGTCGTTCATCCGCCGGCGAACGGCGGTCTTCTTCACCTTCTTCTTCCCGGTGATCCTGATCGTCATCTTCGGTGCGCTGATCCGCACCGATCCGACCGGCGAGGGCCTGTTCACCGAACCGGCGGCCTACTACGTCCCGGGCTACCTTGCCGTCGTCGTCCTCTTTACCCCGCTATCGCGGATGGGGAGCGAGGTCGCACGCCACCGCGATGGTAGCCGCTTCGAGAAACTCGCGACGACGCCGTTGACTCGAGGCGAGTGGTTGCTCGCCCAGACCGTGGTCAACGCCGCGATCATCGGACTGGCGAGCCTGCTCATCCTCGGACTGGTAGTCCTGCTGACCGGCGCGGAGATCACGTTCTCGCCGCTGTTGATCCCATACGTCCTCGTCGGCGTTGTCTGCTTTTGCGGCGTCGGTGCGATGCTCGGCAGCTACACCGATTCGCAGGACGGCGCGGTCGCCGCCAGCAACGCGATCGGGCTCCCGCTGCTCTTCCTCTCGGAGACGTTCATCTCCCTCTCGCAACTGCCCAGCTGGTTCGAACCGCTCGTGAACCTCTCGCCGCTGACGTACTTCGCTCGCGGCGTGCGGGCCGCAACCTATTCGGGCGCGGAGACGCCGACGGTCGCCGGTATCGATCCCGCGTTCGCGAACCTCGGGATTCTCGCCATCCTCGCCGTCCTTGCGTTCGCGCTGGGCGCGCGGTCGATCCCACGGACGGACTAA
- a CDS encoding ABC transporter ATP-binding protein has protein sequence MEAVVEATDLEKAYGETVALSGASLSVSSGEVFALIGPNGAGKTTLVRALTGTTDPDDGTAQILGASPSAVDRDRLGVLPQAFSPPGRLSARELLAYYAGLYDDPRDPDDVLAAVGLVDTGDTWYEDLSGGQQRRVCVGSALVNDPDLLFLDEPTTGIDPAGRRTVWRLIEDLAADGTTVVLTTHDMAEAERLADRVGLLADGSLVAQGPPERLVRDHGGSSRLTIETAADPDAFADLEYPVARPERGRNRNPDSAVVIRDIDPAAIGIVVDYLEARDIEYTEFSWAEPDLEDVYLTLADATERERTDRLESGDGQADGSDVAHAGETA, from the coding sequence ATGGAAGCCGTAGTCGAAGCGACAGACCTCGAGAAGGCCTACGGCGAGACCGTCGCCCTATCCGGGGCCTCGCTGTCGGTCTCGAGCGGCGAGGTCTTCGCGCTGATCGGTCCGAACGGGGCCGGCAAGACGACGCTCGTCCGCGCGCTGACCGGGACGACCGATCCCGACGACGGGACGGCACAGATCCTCGGCGCGTCGCCGTCGGCCGTCGATCGCGACCGGCTCGGCGTGTTGCCACAGGCGTTCTCGCCGCCCGGCCGGCTCAGCGCGAGGGAACTGCTCGCCTACTATGCAGGACTCTATGACGACCCGCGCGATCCCGACGACGTGCTCGCGGCCGTCGGCCTCGTCGATACCGGTGACACCTGGTATGAGGACCTCTCGGGCGGCCAGCAACGCCGGGTCTGCGTCGGCTCTGCGCTGGTCAACGACCCAGATCTGCTCTTCCTCGACGAGCCGACGACCGGCATCGATCCCGCTGGCCGGCGCACCGTCTGGCGACTGATCGAAGATCTCGCCGCCGATGGAACGACGGTCGTCCTTACCACTCACGACATGGCCGAAGCCGAACGGCTCGCCGACCGCGTCGGCCTGCTCGCCGACGGCTCGCTCGTCGCACAGGGACCCCCTGAACGCCTAGTCCGCGACCACGGCGGCTCGAGTCGGCTCACGATCGAGACGGCGGCCGACCCAGACGCCTTCGCAGACCTCGAGTACCCGGTCGCTCGTCCGGAACGTGGCCGGAATCGAAACCCGGATAGCGCGGTGGTCATCCGGGACATCGACCCCGCCGCGATCGGGATTGTCGTCGACTACCTCGAGGCCCGCGACATCGAGTACACCGAATTCTCGTGGGCCGAACCGGACCTTGAGGACGTCTATCTCACGCTGGCCGACGCGACGGAACGCGAGCGAACCGATCGGCTCGAAAGCGGAGACGGTCAGGCTGACGGTTCGGACGTCGCACACGCGGGTGAGACGGCATGA
- a CDS encoding TIGR03557 family F420-dependent LLM class oxidoreductase, producing the protein MTTLGYTLSSEEFGPTELVDIARIAEDAGFDFLSISDHFHPWVSAQGESPFVWSTLGGIAAATDEIEVGVGVTCPTIRIHPVNVAHAVATVDEMFGDRFTFGVGTGENLNEHVTGERWPEHDVRLEMLDEAMDVMRSLWTGEPTSHHGEHYTVENARLYTMPDEQPTTIGSAFGPQTAEWVAETADGLWCSGPKSEPVEAYEDAGGDGPKYSQLHGCYADSEEEAIETIYEQWPNGSLPGELGQELPTPAHFEQAAQMVEKEDIAEAGTTTEPDPQAHIDSIEQAIDAGYDHVYFHQIGDEQEKAIEFYEEDVLPSFR; encoded by the coding sequence ATGACGACACTCGGATACACCCTCTCAAGCGAGGAGTTCGGCCCGACGGAACTGGTCGATATCGCCCGCATCGCGGAGGACGCCGGTTTTGATTTCCTCTCGATTTCGGATCACTTCCATCCGTGGGTCTCCGCCCAGGGGGAGTCGCCGTTTGTCTGGTCGACGCTCGGCGGGATCGCGGCAGCGACCGACGAAATCGAGGTCGGCGTCGGCGTCACCTGTCCGACGATCAGGATCCATCCGGTCAACGTCGCCCATGCGGTCGCTACCGTCGACGAGATGTTCGGCGATCGGTTCACCTTCGGCGTCGGCACCGGCGAGAACCTGAACGAACACGTCACGGGCGAGCGCTGGCCCGAACACGACGTTCGCCTCGAGATGTTGGACGAGGCAATGGACGTGATGCGCTCGCTGTGGACCGGCGAACCGACGAGCCACCACGGCGAGCACTACACGGTCGAGAACGCGCGCCTCTACACCATGCCGGACGAGCAGCCGACGACGATCGGGAGCGCGTTCGGCCCGCAGACGGCCGAGTGGGTCGCGGAAACCGCGGACGGACTCTGGTGTTCCGGCCCCAAATCGGAGCCGGTCGAGGCCTACGAGGACGCCGGCGGTGACGGGCCGAAATACAGCCAACTCCACGGCTGCTACGCCGACAGCGAGGAGGAAGCGATCGAGACGATCTACGAGCAGTGGCCCAACGGCTCGCTCCCGGGGGAGCTCGGCCAGGAACTGCCGACGCCGGCTCATTTCGAACAGGCCGCGCAAATGGTCGAGAAAGAGGATATCGCCGAAGCAGGGACCACCACCGAACCGGATCCGCAGGCCCACATCGACAGCATCGAGCAGGCAATCGACGCCGGCTACGATCACGTCTACTTCCATCAGATCGGGGACGAACAGGAGAAGGCGATCGAGTTCTACGAGGAGGACGTGCTGCCGTCGTTCCGGTGA
- a CDS encoding aldo/keto reductase translates to MEYTTLGDTGTTVSRLCFGTWRFGKESDGTVETDREEARELLDTAWDNGINFIDTANVYGDPNGTSEEWIGEWLADRNIHREDVVIASKVYFPFDGRGEPGPNDSGLGRKHIRAQIEGTLERLGTDYLDLYYIHRWDENTPIRETMRTLTELVREGKVHYLGASSMAAWKLTKALWTSDVEGLERFDVTQPMFNAADTDDVGNYLEVCADQDIAVCPYSPLAGGFLTGKYERGEDGSVIAPDGSRGTLTDLFEDRYTSETAWEVLEAVKSVADQVDATPAQVSLRWLMEQDQFTCVPIVGARTPDQLEENIGAVEFELSDDQFDRIDAARNADADGYR, encoded by the coding sequence ATGGAGTACACCACGCTCGGCGACACGGGCACGACGGTCTCGAGGCTCTGCTTCGGCACCTGGCGCTTCGGAAAGGAGAGCGACGGCACCGTCGAAACCGACCGCGAGGAGGCCCGCGAACTGCTCGACACCGCCTGGGATAACGGGATCAACTTCATCGATACCGCGAACGTCTACGGCGATCCGAACGGCACCAGCGAGGAGTGGATCGGCGAGTGGCTCGCGGACCGGAATATCCACCGCGAGGACGTCGTCATCGCCTCGAAGGTCTACTTCCCGTTCGACGGTCGCGGCGAGCCCGGTCCGAACGACTCCGGACTAGGGCGCAAGCACATCCGCGCACAGATCGAGGGCACCCTCGAGCGGCTGGGCACCGACTACCTCGACCTCTACTACATCCACCGCTGGGACGAGAACACGCCGATCCGGGAGACCATGCGGACGCTCACCGAACTCGTCCGCGAGGGGAAGGTCCACTATCTGGGTGCCTCGAGCATGGCCGCCTGGAAGCTCACGAAAGCGCTGTGGACCAGCGACGTCGAGGGCCTCGAGCGCTTCGACGTGACCCAGCCGATGTTCAACGCGGCCGACACGGACGACGTGGGCAACTACCTTGAGGTCTGTGCGGACCAGGATATCGCCGTCTGTCCGTACTCGCCGCTGGCCGGCGGCTTTCTCACCGGGAAGTACGAGCGGGGCGAGGACGGCAGCGTGATCGCGCCCGACGGCTCCCGGGGCACCCTCACGGACCTCTTCGAGGACCGCTACACCAGCGAGACCGCCTGGGAAGTGCTCGAGGCAGTCAAATCCGTCGCCGATCAGGTCGACGCCACGCCCGCACAGGTCTCCCTGCGCTGGCTGATGGAACAGGACCAGTTTACCTGCGTTCCGATCGTCGGCGCACGGACGCCTGACCAGCTCGAAGAGAACATCGGCGCGGTCGAGTTCGAACTCAGCGACGACCAGTTCGACCGGATCGACGCGGCTCGCAATGCGGACGCCGACGGCTATCGCTGA
- a CDS encoding Xaa-Pro peptidase family protein, which translates to MNVDVDLSTLREYLAAEELDGYLIDDDASDSDQRYVSGFTAPDPYQTLVTADGVHLLVSGLEYGRANAEANADSVTRRAAYDYQRLVAEYGQYEGKIRMLAAFLEDHDVASLAVPRNFPTGTADGLREHGLAVTVERQGIVTDIRATKTDWEVDQIRASQRANEAAMARAEELIATADIKDGILVSDGEPLTSERVTEEIEVTLLRHGCALDETIVACGADGADPHDRGSGPLEPDELIVIDIFPRDKETGYFADMTRTFARGDPGEEARRRYEVTHDAYEAALETVAAGVTGADVHGAACDVIEDAGYATLRSDPNTETGFIHSTGHGVGLDIHEEPSVSPSGGELKPGHVISIEPGIYDPAVGGVRIEDLVVVTAGGYENLTDYRIGLEPTAGNRE; encoded by the coding sequence ATGAACGTCGACGTCGATCTCTCGACACTCCGCGAGTATCTCGCGGCCGAGGAACTAGACGGCTACTTGATCGATGACGATGCCTCGGACTCGGACCAGCGGTACGTCTCGGGCTTCACTGCGCCCGATCCCTACCAGACACTCGTCACGGCCGACGGCGTCCACCTCCTCGTCTCCGGGCTCGAGTACGGTCGTGCGAACGCGGAGGCAAACGCCGACTCGGTCACCCGCCGAGCCGCGTACGACTACCAGCGACTGGTGGCGGAATACGGCCAGTATGAGGGGAAGATACGTATGCTCGCGGCGTTTCTCGAGGATCACGACGTTGCCTCCCTCGCGGTCCCCCGAAATTTCCCGACGGGGACCGCGGACGGACTCCGCGAGCACGGCCTCGCGGTGACGGTCGAGCGTCAGGGTATCGTCACGGACATCCGCGCGACGAAAACGGACTGGGAGGTCGACCAGATTCGGGCCAGCCAGCGGGCCAACGAGGCCGCGATGGCGAGGGCAGAGGAGTTGATCGCGACCGCGGACATCAAGGACGGGATCCTCGTCTCCGACGGCGAGCCACTTACCAGCGAACGCGTCACTGAAGAGATCGAGGTCACCCTGTTGCGCCACGGCTGTGCGTTAGACGAGACAATCGTCGCCTGCGGGGCCGACGGCGCGGATCCCCACGATCGGGGCAGCGGCCCCCTCGAGCCCGATGAACTGATCGTGATCGACATCTTCCCACGGGACAAGGAGACGGGCTACTTCGCCGATATGACACGGACCTTCGCCCGGGGCGACCCTGGCGAGGAAGCGCGACGGCGCTACGAGGTCACACACGACGCCTACGAGGCCGCCCTCGAGACAGTCGCGGCCGGCGTGACGGGTGCCGACGTTCACGGCGCAGCCTGCGACGTGATCGAGGACGCGGGCTACGCGACGCTCCGAAGCGATCCGAACACCGAGACGGGATTCATCCACAGCACCGGCCACGGCGTCGGCCTCGACATCCACGAGGAGCCCAGCGTCTCGCCGTCCGGCGGCGAACTGAAGCCGGGACACGTGATCTCGATCGAACCCGGCATCTACGATCCCGCGGTCGGCGGCGTCCGCATCGAGGACCTCGTGGTCGTCACGGCGGGCGGGTACGAGAATCTGACCGACTATCGAATCGGGCTCGAGCCGACAGCTGGTAATAGAGAGTAG
- a CDS encoding DUF2092 domain-containing protein, with translation MNRRRILATGAAVVLAGCTSYTSDTDDTPSSEALIQDAIERRRGMTNLEARRTIRVETTGDGFKRTEAIAREPPAKQRIEVVESTDPDVPAGSITVTNRTTTWEYNPATDVADRKYHPNKVDSDGTKRELEKLRSAYRLSYEGAATVDGRTAHVIETRPPVEDVDRSINLVVGDTTFVIPLDATDDREEVSVRRTVWIDDEYQYPIKERTAIADDEETRYELTVTYEDLAIDEGLEEDAFTYLPPADATVVTDGPKPDGVFDSRSAAAAGIPYDLPEPDVPDAYMLDRITVVEMGDQYGGLTTTLWYNDPNVIARELYVTVRESQRFDPNSSALEEIDLDGRTAYRRDEGVRTIFWNCGNLSYEVSSLRAETPLLEIAESVDCS, from the coding sequence ATGAATCGCCGCCGGATCCTGGCAACGGGGGCCGCAGTCGTACTCGCCGGCTGTACGAGCTATACGTCCGATACCGACGACACTCCCTCGAGCGAGGCGCTCATTCAGGATGCGATCGAGCGGCGGCGAGGCATGACCAACCTGGAAGCGCGGCGAACCATCCGGGTCGAAACCACCGGGGACGGTTTCAAGCGGACCGAAGCGATCGCTCGGGAGCCCCCGGCCAAGCAGCGCATCGAGGTCGTCGAATCGACCGATCCAGACGTCCCGGCCGGCTCGATCACCGTGACGAACCGGACGACAACCTGGGAGTACAACCCGGCGACGGACGTCGCGGACAGGAAGTATCACCCGAACAAGGTCGACAGCGACGGAACGAAACGCGAACTCGAGAAACTGCGGTCGGCGTATCGGCTCAGCTACGAGGGGGCGGCGACCGTCGACGGCCGCACGGCCCACGTCATCGAGACGCGACCGCCGGTCGAGGACGTCGATCGATCAATCAACCTCGTCGTCGGCGACACGACGTTCGTCATCCCGCTGGATGCGACTGACGACCGCGAGGAGGTGTCGGTGAGACGAACCGTTTGGATCGACGACGAGTACCAGTATCCGATCAAGGAGCGAACCGCGATTGCCGACGACGAGGAGACGCGCTACGAGCTGACCGTCACGTACGAGGACCTCGCGATCGACGAGGGGCTCGAGGAGGACGCGTTTACGTACCTGCCGCCGGCGGACGCGACAGTCGTCACCGACGGCCCCAAACCCGACGGCGTCTTCGACTCCCGATCGGCCGCCGCGGCGGGAATTCCATACGACCTGCCGGAGCCGGACGTGCCGGACGCGTACATGCTGGATCGGATCACTGTCGTCGAAATGGGCGACCAGTATGGTGGGCTGACCACGACGCTGTGGTACAACGATCCGAACGTGATCGCGCGCGAACTCTACGTGACCGTCCGGGAGTCCCAGCGGTTCGATCCGAACTCGTCAGCCCTCGAAGAGATCGATCTCGACGGCCGGACTGCATACCGTCGCGACGAGGGGGTCCGGACCATCTTCTGGAACTGTGGCAACCTGTCCTACGAGGTCTCGAGCCTGCGAGCTGAGACGCCGCTCCTCGAGATCGCTGAATCGGTCGACTGTTCGTAA